The following proteins are co-located in the Bacillus pumilus genome:
- a CDS encoding tRNA (adenine(22)-N(1))-methyltransferase: protein MNEMNLSKRLKRVADFLPNEAVFADIGSDHAYLPCYAILHQKAVKAIAGEITDGPLQSAKQQVHRLELDEQISVRKGNGLEVIEKGEVNAVTIAGMGGALIASILNDGKHKLTGRERLILQPNIHAHHIRLWLYQEGYELMGEVILEEDGKIYEIIIAEKGDKDKAYEGMSVETGMLVGPFLAKEQNDVFRRKWMQELQHMEKIEGQIQEAAPTEENKERQKELKAKIKILKEVLTVD, encoded by the coding sequence ATGAATGAAATGAATTTATCGAAACGATTAAAAAGAGTTGCAGACTTTTTACCAAATGAGGCTGTCTTTGCTGATATCGGCTCAGATCATGCCTATTTGCCATGCTATGCGATATTACATCAAAAAGCAGTAAAAGCCATTGCTGGTGAAATTACAGATGGACCGCTCCAATCTGCGAAGCAGCAAGTACATAGACTTGAATTAGATGAACAGATCTCGGTCAGAAAAGGAAATGGCCTTGAAGTCATTGAAAAGGGCGAAGTGAATGCAGTCACGATTGCAGGTATGGGCGGAGCACTCATCGCAAGCATTTTAAATGACGGCAAGCATAAGCTCACAGGCCGCGAGCGGCTCATTCTTCAGCCAAATATCCATGCTCACCACATTCGTTTATGGCTCTATCAAGAGGGGTATGAATTGATGGGTGAAGTCATTTTAGAAGAGGATGGCAAAATATACGAAATCATCATCGCCGAAAAAGGCGACAAAGATAAAGCCTATGAAGGAATGTCAGTAGAAACAGGCATGCTAGTTGGTCCGTTTCTTGCGAAAGAGCAAAATGACGTCTTCCGGCGCAAGTGGATGCAAGAGCTTCAGCATATGGAGAAAATAGAAGGTCAAATTCAAGAGGCAGCTCCGACAGAAGAAAACAAAGAGCGCCAGAAAGAGCTGAAAGCGAAAATAAAGATTCTAAAGGAGGTTTTGACTGT
- the cccA gene encoding cytochrome c550: MKRNPLIPFLLIAILGIGLTFFLSMKGLKDEEKIASGGEEQKQEETANATPEELYKQNCLSCHGENYEGGAGPALKGVGDKLEVADIKKKIQEGGNGMPGGLIPNEKLDEMSEWVSKIK; encoded by the coding sequence ATGAAACGGAATCCACTTATACCATTTTTATTGATTGCCATTTTAGGAATTGGACTCACTTTTTTCTTATCAATGAAGGGGCTGAAGGATGAAGAAAAAATTGCCTCTGGTGGCGAAGAGCAAAAGCAAGAGGAGACAGCAAATGCGACGCCGGAAGAATTGTATAAGCAAAACTGTCTGAGCTGTCATGGGGAAAACTATGAAGGCGGCGCAGGTCCTGCATTAAAAGGTGTTGGTGACAAGCTTGAAGTGGCAGACATCAAGAAGAAAATTCAAGAAGGCGGAAACGGGATGCCAGGCGGGCTGATTCCGAATGAAAAGCTAGATGAAATGTCAGAATGGGTTTCCAAAATTAAATAA
- the rpoD gene encoding RNA polymerase sigma factor RpoD produces MADKQAHETETELTFEQVRDKLTETGKKRGVLTYEEIAERMSSFEIESDQMDEYYEYLGEQGVELISENEETEDPNVQQLAKAEEEFDLNDLSVPPGVKINDPVRMYLKEIGRVNLLSAKEEITYAQKIEEGDEESKRRLAEANLRLVVSIAKRYVGRGMLFLDLIQEGNMGLMKAVEKFDYRKGYKFSTYATWWIRQAITRAIADQARTIRIPVHMVETINKLIRVQRQLLQDLGREPTPEEIAEDMDLTPEKVREILKIAQEPVSLETPIGEEDDSHLGDFIEDQEATSPSDHAAYELLKEQLEDVLDTLTDREENVLRLRFGLDDGRTRTLEEVGKVFGVTRERIRQIEAKALRKLRHPSRSKRLKDFLE; encoded by the coding sequence ATGGCTGATAAACAAGCCCACGAAACCGAAACTGAATTAACCTTTGAACAGGTGAGAGATAAGCTCACTGAAACGGGTAAAAAACGGGGCGTTTTAACATACGAAGAAATTGCAGAGCGTATGTCTAGCTTTGAAATTGAATCAGACCAAATGGATGAATACTATGAATACTTAGGCGAACAGGGTGTAGAGCTCATCAGTGAAAATGAAGAGACAGAAGACCCAAATGTTCAGCAGCTGGCTAAAGCAGAAGAGGAATTTGACCTGAATGATTTAAGCGTACCACCAGGTGTCAAAATTAATGATCCTGTTCGTATGTACTTAAAAGAAATCGGACGCGTCAATTTGTTATCTGCTAAAGAAGAAATTACGTATGCTCAAAAGATCGAAGAAGGCGATGAGGAATCAAAAAGAAGATTAGCGGAAGCGAACCTTCGTCTCGTTGTCAGTATTGCGAAACGCTACGTCGGTCGTGGTATGCTTTTCCTTGACTTGATTCAAGAAGGAAACATGGGGCTCATGAAGGCAGTTGAGAAGTTTGATTACCGCAAAGGATACAAATTCTCAACATATGCGACTTGGTGGATTAGACAGGCGATCACGCGTGCCATTGCCGATCAGGCGAGAACAATCCGTATTCCAGTTCATATGGTGGAAACCATTAATAAATTGATCCGTGTTCAAAGACAGCTTCTGCAAGACCTAGGCAGAGAACCAACGCCAGAGGAAATTGCTGAAGACATGGATTTAACCCCAGAAAAGGTAAGAGAAATTCTTAAAATTGCACAAGAGCCTGTCTCTTTAGAAACACCTATTGGTGAAGAAGATGACTCGCATCTTGGTGATTTTATTGAAGACCAAGAGGCGACGTCTCCATCTGACCATGCTGCATACGAATTGTTGAAAGAGCAGCTTGAAGATGTATTAGACACGCTAACGGACCGTGAAGAAAATGTGCTGAGACTACGTTTCGGACTAGATGACGGAAGAACACGCACGTTAGAAGAGGTTGGAAAGGTGTTTGGCGTAACAAGAGAGCGTATCCGCCAAATTGAAGCGAAAGCTCTTCGTAAATTAAGACACCCAAGCAGAAGTAAACGATTAAAAGACTTCTTAGAATAG
- the dnaG gene encoding DNA primase encodes MSKRIPDELLEQIQKNADIVEVIGEYVQLRKQGRNYFGLCPFHGENTPSFSVSADKQIFHCFGCGAGGNVFSFLRQMEGYSFIEAVSHVADKYHIDLPDHVANAQISSSQQEDTANHKMIEAHELLKKFYHHLLVNTKEGQNALDYLRSRGFTDETIAKFEIGYALDSWDFMTKFLEKRGFDPMMMEKAGLLIQRENGTGFFDRFRDRVMFPIHDHHGTVVAFSGRSLGNQQPKYMNSPETPLFHKSKLLYHFHDARMHIRKRERAVLFEGFADVISAVTSGVGESVATMGTSLTEEHVKLLRRNVEEIILCYDSDTAGYEATMKASDLLGKRGCKVRVAMIPDGLDPDDYIRKYGGEKFRNDIIDASVTLMTFKMNFFRRGKNLSDEGDRLAYMKQVLREISRLNGSLEQEIYMKQLAGEFSISLDSLKEQLELFEKQQRQEAKSTQEESGLEKRRAHLSTQVRRKRLRPAYENAERMLLAHMLKSDDVIRKVLDRVGIEFNIDTHRALATYIYALYEEGKEPTPQHLMNRLEDDVISQLLTDILMIQVGDELSEAELSDYVKKVLNHRNLSMIKEKELERAEAERQKDFFKAATLAKEIIQLNRSLK; translated from the coding sequence ATGAGCAAACGTATACCAGATGAACTTTTGGAGCAGATCCAAAAAAACGCAGACATTGTCGAAGTGATTGGAGAATACGTACAGCTTAGAAAACAAGGTCGAAATTACTTCGGTCTTTGTCCATTCCATGGTGAAAATACTCCTTCATTCTCTGTTTCAGCAGATAAGCAAATCTTCCATTGTTTTGGCTGTGGTGCTGGAGGTAATGTGTTTTCGTTCCTCAGACAAATGGAAGGCTACTCATTTATTGAAGCCGTTTCACATGTTGCTGATAAGTACCATATTGATTTGCCTGATCATGTAGCGAATGCTCAGATCAGTTCCTCTCAGCAAGAGGATACAGCAAATCATAAAATGATTGAGGCACATGAGCTTCTTAAGAAATTTTACCACCATTTGCTGGTAAATACAAAGGAAGGTCAAAACGCACTCGATTATTTACGGTCCAGAGGCTTTACGGATGAAACAATTGCCAAGTTTGAGATCGGGTATGCTCTTGACTCTTGGGATTTCATGACCAAGTTTTTAGAAAAACGAGGGTTTGATCCTATGATGATGGAGAAAGCTGGTCTTTTGATTCAACGAGAAAACGGCACAGGCTTTTTTGATCGTTTTAGGGATCGTGTCATGTTTCCAATTCATGATCATCACGGGACGGTCGTCGCTTTTTCCGGAAGATCACTTGGTAATCAGCAGCCTAAGTATATGAATAGTCCTGAAACGCCACTTTTTCATAAAAGTAAGCTGCTCTATCACTTTCATGACGCGCGTATGCATATTAGAAAACGCGAACGGGCGGTCCTTTTCGAAGGATTTGCTGACGTCATCTCAGCTGTCACATCTGGTGTTGGCGAAAGTGTTGCAACAATGGGTACGTCTTTAACAGAAGAGCACGTTAAACTGCTCAGACGGAACGTAGAAGAGATCATCCTCTGTTATGACTCTGACACGGCCGGATATGAAGCGACCATGAAAGCGTCAGATTTGCTTGGAAAAAGAGGATGTAAAGTTCGCGTTGCCATGATACCAGATGGACTCGATCCAGATGATTACATTCGTAAATATGGCGGCGAGAAATTTAGGAATGACATCATAGATGCAAGTGTGACATTAATGACATTTAAGATGAATTTTTTCCGAAGAGGAAAGAATTTATCAGACGAAGGAGACCGTCTTGCTTATATGAAGCAAGTTCTCCGAGAAATCAGCCGGTTAAACGGCTCCTTGGAACAAGAGATTTACATGAAACAGCTTGCTGGAGAGTTCTCGATCTCACTTGACTCATTAAAGGAACAACTGGAGCTGTTTGAAAAGCAGCAGCGGCAAGAAGCCAAAAGCACGCAGGAAGAAAGTGGGCTTGAAAAACGGCGTGCACATTTGTCAACACAGGTGAGAAGAAAGCGTCTGCGGCCGGCATATGAAAATGCAGAGAGAATGCTGCTTGCTCATATGTTAAAAAGCGATGACGTGATCCGCAAAGTGCTTGACAGAGTAGGGATTGAATTTAATATAGATACGCACAGGGCGCTGGCAACGTACATTTATGCATTGTATGAAGAAGGCAAAGAACCGACGCCGCAGCACCTGATGAACCGGTTGGAAGATGATGTGATAAGTCAGCTTCTGACGGATATATTAATGATTCAAGTTGGAGACGAACTAAGTGAAGCTGAATTAAGTGATTATGTAAAAAAAGTGTTGAATCATCGGAATTTGTCAATGATAAAGGAAAAAGAACTAGAACGTGCAGAGGCGGAGAGGCAAAAAGATTTCTTCAAAGCGGCAACACTTGCAAAAGAAATTATTCAGTTGAACCGTTCGCTGAAGTAA
- a CDS encoding YaiI/YqxD family protein translates to MEGWRISHLNERKRERTIYVDADACPVKDEILSVASQFQVSVTFIASYEHFQTKRSPLEDWRFVDTHKEAADLVIANSAAAHDIVVTQDIGLASLLLPRHVIVLSERGRMYTNETIDFDLERRHVSSKQRRKGIYGKGPKKLLEEDKKRFITQLQKILSNHEGFLN, encoded by the coding sequence GTGGAGGGATGGAGAATTAGTCACCTGAATGAACGTAAAAGAGAGAGGACGATTTATGTCGATGCAGATGCTTGTCCTGTAAAAGACGAAATCCTTTCTGTCGCATCTCAGTTTCAAGTATCTGTGACTTTCATTGCTTCATATGAGCATTTTCAAACCAAAAGATCACCACTTGAAGATTGGCGGTTTGTAGATACACATAAGGAAGCAGCGGATTTAGTCATTGCGAACTCAGCTGCCGCACATGATATTGTCGTCACCCAAGATATTGGTCTTGCCTCCTTACTGCTTCCAAGACATGTCATTGTTCTGTCTGAAAGAGGACGGATGTACACAAACGAAACAATTGATTTTGATTTGGAACGCAGGCATGTTTCCAGCAAACAGCGAAGAAAAGGTATATACGGAAAAGGTCCCAAAAAGCTTTTGGAAGAGGATAAAAAGCGATTTATTACGCAACTACAAAAAATCCTGTCGAATCATGAAGGATTTTTGAATTAA
- a CDS encoding pyruvate, water dikinase regulatory protein gives MSNRVIFVVSDSVGETAELVVKAALSQFDGGSSDHSNIRRIPYVEDIGTIKEVISLAKADNGIVCFTLVVPEMRQFLIEEAEANGVVYYDIIGPLIDKMETAYGNEAKHEPGRVRQLDEDYFKKVEAIEFAVKYDDGRDPRGILKADIVLIGVSRTSKTPLSQYLAHKRLKVANVPIVPEVDPPEELFSVDPKKCIGLKISPDKLNHIRKERLKSLGLNDRAIYANIERIKEELEYFEKVVDRINCQVVDVSNKAVEETANVIHQMLTKRGSE, from the coding sequence ATGAGTAATCGCGTAATTTTTGTTGTATCAGATTCAGTAGGAGAAACCGCAGAGCTCGTGGTCAAAGCGGCACTTAGCCAATTTGATGGCGGTTCATCAGACCATTCAAATATTAGAAGAATCCCATATGTTGAGGATATCGGTACGATTAAAGAAGTCATTTCACTGGCGAAAGCAGATAACGGGATCGTCTGCTTTACTCTCGTTGTGCCAGAAATGCGTCAATTTTTAATAGAAGAGGCAGAAGCAAACGGAGTCGTTTACTATGACATCATTGGTCCACTTATTGATAAAATGGAGACCGCATATGGAAATGAAGCGAAACATGAGCCGGGTCGTGTACGTCAATTAGATGAGGACTATTTTAAAAAAGTAGAAGCCATTGAGTTCGCTGTAAAGTATGATGATGGCAGAGATCCAAGAGGCATTCTAAAAGCTGATATTGTGCTCATTGGTGTATCACGCACGTCCAAGACACCGCTTTCTCAATATTTGGCGCATAAGCGGCTGAAGGTAGCGAACGTTCCGATTGTTCCTGAAGTAGATCCGCCAGAAGAGTTATTCTCAGTTGATCCAAAGAAATGCATTGGCCTGAAAATTAGTCCAGACAAACTCAATCATATTCGTAAAGAACGTTTAAAATCTCTAGGTTTAAATGATCGAGCAATTTATGCGAACATCGAGCGGATTAAAGAGGAACTAGAGTATTTTGAAAAAGTGGTTGACCGAATTAACTGTCAAGTTGTCGATGTATCGAATAAAGCAGTTGAGGAAACGGCGAATGTCATTCATCAAATGCTGACCAAAAGAGGTTCCGAATAA
- a CDS encoding helix-turn-helix transcriptional regulator: MSTIELNKRQEQILQIVKENGPITGEHIADRLNLTRATLRPDLAILTMSGFLEARPRVGYFFTGKTGTQLLADKLKKLQVKDFQSIPVVIHENVSVYDAICTMFLEDVGTLFVVDDHSILTGVLSRKDLLRASIGKQELPSIPVHIIMTRMPNITVCRKEDFIMDVAKHLIEKQIDALPVIKETDKGFEVVGRITKTNMTKILVSLSENEII; the protein is encoded by the coding sequence GTGAGTACAATCGAGTTAAATAAACGGCAAGAGCAGATTTTACAGATTGTCAAAGAGAATGGTCCGATCACTGGAGAGCATATCGCCGATCGGCTGAACTTAACAAGGGCTACCCTCAGACCGGATTTAGCCATTTTAACAATGTCTGGATTTTTAGAAGCAAGGCCAAGGGTCGGCTACTTTTTTACAGGAAAAACAGGCACGCAGCTTCTGGCAGATAAGCTGAAAAAACTCCAAGTGAAAGATTTCCAATCCATTCCAGTGGTGATACATGAGAATGTTTCGGTTTATGATGCGATTTGTACGATGTTTTTAGAGGATGTGGGCACATTATTCGTTGTGGACGATCACTCTATTTTAACAGGCGTGTTATCAAGAAAAGACCTCCTTCGAGCAAGTATTGGAAAACAAGAGCTTCCATCTATACCTGTCCATATTATTATGACAAGAATGCCGAACATCACCGTTTGCCGCAAGGAAGATTTCATTATGGATGTGGCCAAGCACTTGATTGAAAAGCAAATAGACGCACTTCCTGTCATAAAAGAAACGGATAAAGGCTTTGAAGTTGTCGGCAGAATTACGAAAACAAACATGACGAAAATACTTGTTAGCTTATCGGAGAATGAAATTATCTAA
- the glyS gene encoding glycine--tRNA ligase subunit beta, with amino-acid sequence MNKQDVLLEIGLEEMPARFMPESTKQLGEKVKAWFETQNISFEDVVLFNSPRRLAVLVKGVAEKQEDIKEEAKGPAKKIAQDAEGNWTKAAEGFARGQGASTEDLYFKEIKGVDYVHVQKFQEGKQVKDLLPALGEIAASLSFPKNMRWGSEDLRYIRPIKWIVCLFGQEIVPVEIAGVKSGRETRGHRFLGTTASIDSPASYEQTLHDQFVIADAGKRKQWITEQLNALSSEKGWVIPVDPELLEEVNDLVEYPTVLFGSFEEEFLALPEEVLVTTMKEHQRYFPVKNEQGELLPHFITVRNGNSEALENVARGNEKVLRARLSDAAFFYKEDEKLVIEDNIKKLDKVVFHEKLGTIGDKLKRVTDIATRLAAHVSTDDETTKRVARAASISKFDLVTQMVYEFPELQGIMGEKYAKALGEHEEVAKSINEHYMPRFAGDKAPSTLIGAIVAVADKLDSICSFFSIDVIPTGSQDPYGLRRQASGIVQILLDRHWNISFKELLALAQVEAEHEAALIEFLTQRLKYVLQAEHIRHDVADAVLDVENIEPYAVVKKAAVLEESVKQESFKETAEALGRVISISKKGEDVEIQPALFENEHEQKLFEAYQQVEKAVKGHVAAGEYNLALEALNTLKAPIVHYFDHTMVHADDEKLKQNRLAQMVKLAKVIQSFANMNNLIVK; translated from the coding sequence ATGAATAAACAAGATGTATTACTCGAAATCGGCTTAGAAGAGATGCCGGCTCGTTTCATGCCAGAGAGCACAAAGCAGCTAGGTGAGAAAGTAAAAGCTTGGTTTGAAACGCAAAATATTTCATTCGAAGATGTTGTTTTATTCAATTCACCAAGACGCCTTGCTGTGCTCGTCAAAGGTGTCGCAGAAAAACAAGAAGACATCAAAGAAGAAGCAAAAGGCCCAGCTAAAAAGATTGCTCAAGACGCTGAAGGCAATTGGACAAAAGCGGCTGAGGGCTTTGCCCGCGGACAAGGCGCTTCAACAGAGGATCTCTATTTCAAAGAGATCAAAGGTGTGGATTATGTCCATGTCCAAAAGTTCCAAGAAGGAAAGCAAGTCAAAGACCTTCTCCCAGCGCTAGGTGAGATTGCCGCTTCATTAAGCTTTCCAAAGAACATGAGATGGGGAAGCGAAGATTTACGCTATATCCGTCCGATTAAATGGATTGTTTGCTTATTCGGGCAAGAGATCGTACCCGTTGAAATTGCAGGCGTAAAAAGCGGACGGGAGACAAGAGGACATCGCTTCCTCGGTACGACAGCCAGCATTGACTCACCTGCTTCTTATGAGCAAACATTACACGATCAATTTGTCATTGCAGATGCAGGTAAAAGAAAGCAATGGATTACTGAGCAGCTAAATGCCCTTTCTTCAGAAAAAGGCTGGGTCATTCCAGTTGATCCTGAACTTCTAGAGGAAGTCAACGATCTTGTTGAATACCCAACAGTGTTGTTTGGTTCCTTTGAAGAAGAGTTCCTTGCATTGCCGGAAGAAGTATTGGTCACGACAATGAAAGAGCATCAGCGCTATTTCCCTGTGAAAAATGAGCAAGGAGAATTGCTGCCTCATTTTATTACGGTCAGAAACGGAAACAGTGAGGCGCTGGAAAATGTCGCAAGAGGAAACGAAAAAGTACTTCGTGCGCGTTTATCAGATGCTGCATTCTTCTATAAAGAAGACGAAAAACTAGTCATTGAAGACAATATTAAAAAGCTTGATAAGGTTGTATTTCATGAGAAGCTTGGAACAATTGGTGACAAGCTGAAGAGAGTGACAGATATTGCGACCCGCCTAGCAGCGCATGTCAGCACAGATGACGAAACAACAAAACGTGTCGCAAGAGCAGCAAGTATTTCTAAGTTTGACCTTGTGACTCAAATGGTCTATGAATTCCCAGAATTACAAGGAATCATGGGTGAGAAATATGCAAAAGCACTTGGCGAACACGAAGAAGTCGCAAAGAGCATAAACGAACACTACATGCCGCGTTTTGCCGGTGACAAGGCGCCTTCGACTCTGATTGGTGCGATTGTCGCAGTAGCGGATAAACTAGATTCTATTTGTTCGTTCTTTTCAATTGATGTGATTCCAACGGGTTCTCAAGATCCTTATGGACTCAGAAGACAAGCGAGCGGTATCGTTCAAATCCTGCTCGACCGTCATTGGAATATTTCATTTAAAGAGCTGTTAGCACTTGCTCAAGTAGAGGCAGAACATGAAGCTGCTCTGATTGAGTTTTTGACGCAGCGTTTAAAATATGTCCTCCAAGCAGAGCATATCCGTCATGATGTGGCCGATGCAGTGCTTGATGTTGAAAATATTGAGCCTTATGCGGTCGTGAAAAAAGCAGCTGTTCTTGAAGAGAGCGTGAAACAAGAAAGCTTCAAAGAAACGGCTGAGGCACTTGGCCGCGTCATTTCAATCAGTAAAAAAGGGGAAGATGTAGAGATTCAGCCTGCACTGTTTGAAAATGAGCACGAGCAAAAGCTATTTGAGGCGTATCAGCAAGTAGAGAAAGCTGTTAAGGGACATGTGGCAGCAGGAGAATACAACTTAGCACTTGAGGCGTTAAATACCTTAAAAGCGCCGATTGTTCATTATTTCGATCACACAATGGTTCATGCGGATGATGAAAAACTGAAGCAAAATCGTTTGGCACAGATGGTCAAGCTAGCCAAAGTCATTCAATCATTTGCGAATATGAACAATTTAATTGTAAAATAA
- the glyQ gene encoding glycine--tRNA ligase subunit alpha, with protein MNIQDMILTLQKHWSNEGCVLMQAYDTEKGAGTMSPYTFLRSIGPEPWKVAYVEPSRRPADGRYGENPNRLYQHHQFQVIIKPSPDNIQELYLESLKALGIDPLKHDIRFVEDNWENPSLGCAGLGWEVWLDGMEITQFTYFQQVGGLECKPVSVEITYGIERLASYIQDKENVFDLEWTDGFTVRDLFLMAEYEHSVYTFETSNTDMLFDLFTTYEKEAHSQMDKGLVHPAYDYVLKCSHTFNLLDAKGAISVTERTGYIGRVRQLARKVAKTYYEEREKLGFPMLKEEAASHE; from the coding sequence TTGAATATTCAAGACATGATTTTGACGCTGCAAAAGCATTGGTCAAATGAAGGCTGCGTATTAATGCAAGCGTATGACACAGAAAAAGGTGCTGGAACGATGAGTCCATACACGTTCCTGCGAAGCATCGGACCAGAGCCGTGGAAGGTAGCGTATGTAGAGCCTTCTAGACGCCCGGCTGATGGCAGATATGGAGAAAATCCAAATAGATTGTATCAGCATCATCAATTTCAAGTGATCATTAAGCCATCACCTGACAATATTCAAGAATTGTATCTTGAATCATTGAAGGCGCTTGGCATTGACCCGTTGAAACATGATATTCGTTTTGTTGAAGACAACTGGGAAAATCCATCTCTTGGCTGTGCAGGGCTCGGCTGGGAAGTCTGGCTTGATGGCATGGAAATTACGCAATTTACGTATTTTCAGCAAGTCGGCGGCTTAGAATGTAAGCCAGTTTCTGTTGAAATCACATACGGTATTGAACGTCTTGCCTCTTACATCCAAGACAAAGAAAATGTCTTTGACCTTGAATGGACAGACGGATTTACTGTAAGAGATTTATTCTTAATGGCTGAATATGAGCACTCTGTTTATACATTTGAAACATCTAATACTGACATGCTGTTCGATTTATTTACAACCTATGAGAAAGAAGCACATAGCCAAATGGACAAAGGACTTGTTCACCCGGCATACGATTATGTACTCAAATGTTCTCATACGTTTAACTTGCTCGACGCAAAGGGCGCTATATCTGTCACTGAGCGAACCGGCTATATTGGAAGAGTACGTCAGTTAGCGCGAAAAGTGGCTAAAACGTATTACGAAGAACGAGAAAAACTTGGATTTCCTATGTTAAAAGAGGAGGCGGCTTCTCATGAATAA
- the recO gene encoding DNA repair protein RecO, which yields MLIKSEGIVLRTTDYGETNKIVTLLTREHGKIGVMARGAKKSNSRLSAISQPFLYGTFLIQSSTGLGTLQQGEMIESMRAIREDLFLTAYAAYMTELLDKGTEEKKPNPYLFELLLQSLRHLNEGTDADIILFIVEVKMLSVMGMKPELDQCVHCGQKEGQFHFSIRDNGFICQNCFSKDPYKLPLSPAAARLLRLFHYFDLSRLGQVDVKPQTKQEIRQVLDHYYDEYSGLYLKSKKFMNQMESMKKLMGDENKS from the coding sequence ATGCTCATTAAAAGTGAAGGAATCGTTCTTAGAACAACAGATTATGGCGAAACAAACAAAATTGTCACGCTGCTCACTAGAGAGCATGGGAAAATTGGTGTGATGGCAAGAGGTGCTAAAAAATCAAACAGCCGCCTGTCAGCCATAAGCCAGCCGTTTTTATACGGAACCTTCCTTATCCAATCATCAACAGGACTTGGAACGCTCCAGCAAGGTGAAATGATCGAAAGCATGCGGGCCATCCGGGAAGATTTATTTCTGACTGCATATGCCGCATATATGACAGAATTACTCGATAAAGGAACGGAGGAAAAGAAGCCAAACCCTTATTTGTTTGAGCTCCTTCTTCAATCTTTACGTCATCTCAATGAAGGCACAGATGCTGATATTATTTTATTTATTGTAGAGGTTAAAATGTTATCAGTGATGGGGATGAAGCCTGAACTGGATCAATGTGTACACTGCGGTCAAAAAGAAGGGCAGTTCCATTTCTCGATTAGAGATAACGGATTTATTTGCCAAAATTGCTTTTCTAAAGATCCATATAAACTGCCCTTATCCCCAGCAGCTGCAAGACTGCTTCGTTTGTTTCATTATTTTGATTTATCAAGGCTTGGTCAAGTTGACGTGAAACCGCAGACTAAACAAGAAATTCGTCAAGTGCTGGATCACTACTATGACGAGTATTCAGGCCTTTATTTAAAATCAAAAAAATTCATGAATCAGATGGAATCCATGAAAAAGCTAATGGGTGACGAAAACAAAAGTTGA
- a CDS encoding YqzL family protein: protein MLNFTWNVFSQTGSVDTYLLFKELEKENLERPDVLEEEIARFDFPIL, encoded by the coding sequence ATGTTGAATTTTACATGGAACGTATTTTCACAAACAGGAAGCGTTGACACGTATCTGCTTTTCAAAGAGTTAGAAAAGGAGAACCTGGAAAGACCCGATGTACTTGAAGAAGAGATAGCACGATTTGATTTTCCAATCTTATAA